In Dermacentor andersoni chromosome 4, qqDerAnde1_hic_scaffold, whole genome shotgun sequence, the following proteins share a genomic window:
- the LOC129380191 gene encoding gamma-interferon-inducible lysosomal thiol reductase-like, producing the protein MKYSSAVIIASVVLTACAVSPLQVFGGPARTASPINATLFYEGLCPACHRFILQQLWPTYGKLEDYITLDLLPFGNAHMKVDNGTVTFTCQHGVKECYVNEVQTCAVKYVHPTRKLLDFVACMFLRDDPTQAGEPCARKVGTDWPVLARCSRGPEGTELMYEMGNRTRGHQPSIDYVPWLELNGVHNETMAKRASKDLFGLLCELLGPEKPYVCQNAESMNEYCFS; encoded by the coding sequence ATGAAGTACTCGAGTGCTGTCATCATAGCGTCGGTAGTGTTGACTGCCTGTGCAGTGTCTCCGCTACAAGTTTTCGGAGGACCAGCGCGTACCGCATCTCCCATCAACGCCACTCTTTTCTACGAAGGCCTCTGTCCTGCCTGCCACCGCTTCATCCTGCAACAGCTCTGGCCCACTTACGGCAAGCTGGAAGACTACATCACCCTCGACCTTCTTCCTTTCGGCAACGCCCACATGAAGGTTGATAACGGCACGGTTACCTTCACTTGCCAGCATGGCGTCAAAGAATGCTACGTGAACGAAGTCCAAACCTGCGCCGTCAAGTACGTGCATCCAACTAGAAAGCTCCTGGATTTCGTCGCCTGCATGTTCCTACGAGACGATCCCACGCAGGCAGGTGAGCCTTGCGCGCGGAAAGTGGGCACGGATTGGCCTGTACTGGCCAGGTGCAGCCGAGGACCGGAGGGCACCGAGCTGATGTACGAGATGGGCAATCGAACGCGCGGACACCAGCCGTCCATCGACTACGTTCCGTGGCTTGAGCTcaatggcgtgcacaatgaaacGATGGCGAAAAGAGCCAGCAAGGATCTGTTCGGCTTGCTGTGTGAGCTTCTCGGGCCCGAGAAACCGTACGTGTGCCAGAATGCTGAAAGCATGAATGAGTACTGTTTCTCCTAA